The Lolium rigidum isolate FL_2022 chromosome 1, APGP_CSIRO_Lrig_0.1, whole genome shotgun sequence region acacacccaatacacttgtcaggtgtatagatgcactagttcggcgaagagatagtgaaatgcaagtaatatggatgattatgagtggtaattgcaatctgaaataaaaatggcagcaagcaaacatgtagcagaacttgttgtaaacggtgtttcaatgcttggaaacaaggcctatggatcatactttcactagtggacactctcaacaatgataccataattgaatacatagatattatcacttcactacgctactctgaaccattctccggtttgataataaacacaaattcactgcgtaggaTTGCATAAGCACtcattaaagttcgcattcccacaACTATGGATGccacacgctgtcactttgagcatacaaagatgatactaactagacaccacaattcataagtatttttataaattaagcttaagaaacaaacacggtgtgcacactatcaccttcacaccgttggacaagatgTCCCCGGAGAtctcataataaaaccacttgagcacaatagttgaagaataacatctaattattcaactagattacaaaactcatgatcacataaagatcatacatgaagagatagatagaccacatagctaccggtaaagccctcagccttgggggagaactactcactcctcatcatgggagtcagcaatggcgatgaagatggcagtggagttgatggagatggctccgggggcaattcccgtcccggtagggtgccggaacagagacttctgtcccccggatattGTCTTCAGCTGTGGTGGAGCtatagaacttttcgtggacgaggCTGATTTATTTAGGTTTTTccggagatcgtgaataaataggcagaagggcgaggtcggtggagaccAGGGGGCaggggccagaccacccctaggcgcgatcagggcctgggccgtgcctaggcctggtctggccgccctgtggcgcctcttcatccccctttggacttcgtcttcgttgcggaaaaataagatcttcggcttttgtttcgtccaatttcaagaatattttatgtacaacttttttgaaatacaaaacaacagaaaacagggaactggcactgcggcatcttgtcaataggttagtgcccgaaaatgtataaaagtgcaacgaagtgtaaacaaaatatatataaattggtgtaaaataagcatggagcatcaaaatttatagatacgtttgcaatgtatcagGTACTGGCAGAGAATGTTAGCCAACATCAACAGTTGTTGTTGTCGCTCAGTAGTGGCATTGGCTTCCTCCTGCATGAACATCTAGGCCATCATCTCGTCGTCATTGTCCATCGCGACAATCTGTCGAACACCTTATGGGCGGTTAGCACCTGGGAGATGCTGGTGCCGACGGTAGGTTCGGCAACCTGGCAGTGCAAGATGGCGGAGGTGTCGGCGGTTTCTAGGTGGGCAGGCAAAGGCCAtgcacggcggaggaggcggcgaccggAGGGGTGTGAGGCGGATCGGGAGGAGACGGAGTGGGTGGAGAATGGGTGGGTTTGGCTGCTAAGATGGTCCCGCGGGGCGCAAACGGGTCCTGCATGGACGGAAGTGCCGGTGACCCCAACTCGGTTCTTTTGCGTACTTTTGgagcgttggtggcgctataggGCGTGTCCGgaggtgccggtggagatggtctAATTGTATACAACTTGGCTGTTAAGCTTATACATGTCACAATTGATTCATTTTCTACCTGATTCTCTCtgataattttttgaaattaagaaGTACGATTTTCCATGTTTACCAAGTGTTCAAAAGTTATATTCCAGGTCTACCCAGGTTTGGAGAATTCCACCTGCACTTGGTTCAGACTTCAGAGCAGTGCTGCTTCCCCTTCATTGCCTGAACCTACAACAGGATCTTTCCATTGCCATGATCGATTTCCCTCTGGGCTTGAACACATTCCACGACATGATGACACCAGAGACGATTACCAAGATCGTACTATACTAGCACAGATTTACAGTCACATTCTTCTTCCAAACGAGACCACAACTGGAGCGCCATTATTGCCATGAACACACACACTGGTGGTACTTACAAAGCGAGGTGAAGAACGAAGCGCTCGATCGACCATCCTAAAACCAAAGTACTACTAGTAGGATCCCGCGCGCGCACCGGCGGCATCAGGCGCTGGCCTTGTTGGccttcctggccgcgccggcgcggatcgacttgggctgcttcggcttcggcttcgccggcggcgccttcttcttcgccctcttggcgcgcgccggcgccggggccggggccggtgCGGCCTTCTTCGAGTTCGACGCGGCCTTCCTGGTCGCCGTCCCGCGCCTCTTCTTGGACGCCTTCTTCTCCTCGGCGGGGGCGAGCCTGAAGGAGGCCTTGACCCTGACGAGCCTCCCCTTGGCGGCGAAGTTCCGGAGCTGCACGGCCAGCACCTTGCGGTAGTTCCCCGGGAGCGCGTCCCCGTGCCGCTCCCCGACGCGCTTGGCGATCGCGTACGTGCTCGCCTCCGCCTTGCcgtccgccatgatcgcctccttgATCATCTGGCCAGAAACAACCAAATCGAATCATTTCACAACTCGATACAAGGTCAGATCAGGTACCTTGATCACGCCAGATCGGAGCGTCTCGCTTGCTTACCTCGAAGTAGGGCGGGTGGTTCGGCCCCTCCGACCGGGGCTTCCTGCTCCTcggcttcttcgccttcgccgtcCCCTGCTCTACCTCCGCCTCCGGCTTCTTGGCATCGCCCTCCGCCTTCTCCTCACCCGCACCAGCCTCCTTCGCCTcttccaccttctcctccaccttACCCGCCTCTACCACCTTCTCCTGCAtcaccgcctccgcctcgccgGCTCCGACCGCCGGCACGGCGACACCCTCCTCTGTCACGGTCGCCATCAGATGAAACAGAGCACCTCTGCTAGCAAGCGGAACTGAAAACTGGCCGTGATCTCGTAGCAATGTGCGGTTTTGAGGCCCGCCATTTATACCGGCGGGTGGAGCGCTCCCATTGGCCGGGCGCCCCCGCGCGCGGATTGTGATCCGGTGACGCGAGATCGCGGGCGTACACGCGCGATCACGGCGGCCGGCGGACGCCGCGTGTGGTTTTCTGGTTCCTTCTCGAGTGTTTCTGCCTGTCGGGAGATGCGAGAGACTGGGGAGTGTGCTTTTTTGCTACTACTGCGCGCTGCCGCTCTAGTTGGCGCGACCTGCCTCGCCTTGTAGTGGCATCTCGCTGATGCAAGCGAATTCGCTGGCTTTTTTGTGGCTGGGGTCTCTCATCATGCTTTTTTTTGAACAATAGgagattttatttaaaaaaattgaaacaggaGGTGGTATTTTATTAGAGTGACACGTGACGGGTACAATTTACATACAGGTCCTTTACAATACTTACCCTAAAGAACCTAGTACTCCGTATTTGAAGATAAAGCCTGTAACTTTACAAAGCACACCCCAGAACAAAATGtggaaaagcaatcaggtcctggaGCACCACCGTCGTCGCTCGCCGGTATCCTCAAAGCGTCGCCGCCAAGGAATGGAGAGAAGGTGCTCAAACTCTTCCGTTCGGCGAGAAACCACCCCCGCTGGCAACCTCCTCGCCGCCGGGAACGAATCACTTGGCTGCGAGGAGGCGTCGAGCTCCAACAGGGACAGGGAGATGCCTCTGTCTTGGAGGCAGAGAAACAACCGTCTCGTCGGCTGCAAATCACAGCGGCCATGGCGGCAGCTGCGTGTTTGCGCTTGAACAGGAACCACCGGAGATAGAGCTGGCGTCGTCCGTTCGAAAGCTCCGCACCGCCCCTTCTtctcccctcgcctccatggccagACAGAGAAAGAGATCGGGCAGCGCAGCCCTTGAGCAGATGACACCAGCGAACCCTATTCATTCCGCTCTTCACAGGAGACAGCAAAGCAGTTCCCCccacgccaccatggccggccgggGAACAGATCTTGCTGTAATCTTCACCGCCGTGCTCCTCCCCCCTGCCGCCACGGCCAGCCCGGAGGAGCAAGTCAACTGCCGAACACCTGGAAAGAAAGAAACAACTACAAAGCCCTTTATTGATGGAGACGCTGGAGTAGAAAGCCCACTGCAGCTGCTCCCGCCGTTGGAGCTCACCGCCGTCGACCCACCACCAGAAGCTCTAGATCCTGGCCAGAGATCCAGAAGCCCTACTCCTAAACACCGGTAAAAAGCCAAAAAACCTACATCTACACCTAGGATCTactccggtgcctctccgtcgccatctccggccggctgaGCCGGTGGAGAAGGCTCGGGATCGGCCCGGCCGGCAGGGGGAGACTCTCAGAGGCGGaaggaggagagagggagaggggaggagaGTTCAGTGTGGGGGGGCAGATTTTATTAATTCAAGAGCATTTTACAGAGAGTAGCGTGTATGGAGACACGCAAGATACATCAGAGATTATGTCCCTACTCGGACATTGACCTGTTTCTGAAGATAAACAACGAATAGCTACACAAGTAGGCCTAATTTTCAGAGCTAATCTTGCTTGCTGATGAGCTTTCACGTTTCTGCTTCTATGGATGTGAGAGATTATGTGCCTTTGAAAGGAAGGGCTTGCCTGGATTTGTGCTAACAATGGCCTGTGCTCCCAATAACCTGGAGCATTAACAATATCTGTTGTTGCTGCCGCCGA contains the following coding sequences:
- the LOC124668140 gene encoding histone H1-like, which encodes MATVTEEGVAVPAVGAGEAEAVMQEKVVEAGKVEEKVEEAKEAGAGEEKAEGDAKKPEAEVEQGTAKAKKPRSRKPRSEGPNHPPYFEMIKEAIMADGKAEASTYAIAKRVGERHGDALPGNYRKVLAVQLRNFAAKGRLVRVKASFRLAPAEEKKASKKRRGTATRKAASNSKKAAPAPAPAPARAKRAKKKAPPAKPKPKQPKSIRAGAARKANKASA